In Streptomyces sp. NBC_01717, one DNA window encodes the following:
- a CDS encoding LPS biosynthesis protein produces MNETHVPVRGEDEPEQLREQFRQLLRYRWLIGGGVGIGLLAGAWLGVTGADSYAATTDIVLRAPTSDPFAPTLSSDKALNMGSERQTALSRSVAQGAAKQLKMSADEVDQLQSGLQVTNPPQTLVLHFTYNASDPKEAARRANALTASYIDMRKDQWESVRDSMLKSLQDQLNPVAKQNDELSRQIKQLPDGSAADSAYAVQANLLNRITDLRSKITSLKALDMTPGNVIRNATVPLSSDGPGLPLSLGLGGLVGVGLGLLGAWVRLVFDPAPRSAGDVARAVRGPVLGALPRGSAGTLVVGHTDSRAAEEYRSIAFRLAYDERFADRRRLLVVAPRGSMESSVAVAVNLAASFAETGKNVLLVEADLRTPSLTERLDVSAASRPRWSRTGEHAEGEWPSRGQLLVDAGESGAFGLVPGERVRNVPRALTSARTTRLIAEADDPDATVVVVAPPVLAYADALALVDRVDGALIVCDPRTVHRADLMRIRELIVGAGGTVLGAVTHTDSKRARTRAARRGSRRRAPKSQPAPTPEPSNTPEPERHFDGDGSDTVALRTVRSGDR; encoded by the coding sequence GTGAACGAGACACACGTTCCCGTCCGGGGGGAGGACGAGCCGGAGCAGTTGCGTGAGCAGTTCCGCCAACTGCTGCGCTACCGGTGGCTGATAGGCGGCGGTGTCGGCATCGGACTGCTGGCCGGCGCCTGGCTCGGCGTCACCGGCGCCGACAGCTACGCCGCCACCACCGACATCGTGCTCCGCGCCCCCACCAGCGACCCCTTCGCGCCGACGCTCTCCAGCGACAAGGCGCTCAACATGGGGTCCGAGCGGCAGACGGCCCTCAGCCGCTCGGTCGCGCAAGGCGCCGCGAAGCAGCTCAAGATGAGCGCGGACGAGGTGGACCAGCTCCAGAGCGGGCTCCAGGTCACCAACCCGCCGCAGACCCTCGTGCTGCACTTCACGTACAACGCGTCCGACCCGAAGGAGGCGGCGCGCCGCGCCAACGCCCTCACCGCGTCGTACATCGACATGCGCAAGGACCAGTGGGAGTCCGTCCGCGACTCGATGCTCAAGAGCCTGCAGGACCAGCTCAATCCGGTCGCCAAGCAGAACGACGAGCTCTCCCGGCAGATCAAGCAGCTTCCCGACGGATCCGCCGCGGACTCCGCCTACGCGGTGCAGGCCAACCTGCTCAACCGCATCACAGACCTCCGCAGCAAGATCACCAGCCTGAAGGCGCTCGACATGACGCCCGGCAACGTGATCCGCAACGCCACGGTCCCCCTGTCGTCCGACGGGCCGGGCCTGCCGCTGTCGCTCGGCCTCGGCGGCCTCGTCGGCGTCGGTCTCGGCCTGCTCGGCGCCTGGGTGCGGCTCGTCTTCGACCCGGCGCCTCGCTCGGCCGGTGACGTCGCCCGCGCCGTCCGCGGTCCTGTCCTCGGCGCGCTGCCCCGCGGCTCGGCGGGAACCCTGGTGGTCGGCCACACCGACTCCCGGGCAGCCGAGGAGTACCGCTCGATCGCCTTCCGCCTCGCCTACGACGAGCGCTTCGCCGACCGGCGCCGACTGCTCGTCGTCGCCCCGCGCGGCTCCATGGAGTCGAGTGTCGCCGTCGCGGTCAACCTCGCCGCCTCGTTCGCCGAGACCGGAAAAAACGTCCTGCTGGTGGAGGCCGACCTGCGCACCCCGTCGCTCACCGAGCGGCTCGACGTGTCCGCCGCCTCCCGGCCCCGCTGGAGCCGTACCGGCGAGCACGCCGAGGGCGAGTGGCCGAGCCGAGGCCAACTCCTCGTCGACGCGGGCGAGTCGGGGGCCTTCGGGCTCGTCCCCGGCGAACGCGTGCGCAACGTACCGCGCGCGCTGACCTCCGCCCGGACCACCCGGCTGATCGCCGAGGCCGACGATCCGGACGCCACCGTCGTGGTCGTGGCCCCGCCCGTCCTCGCGTACGCCGACGCCCTAGCGCTCGTCGACCGGGTCGACGGCGCGCTCATCGTCTGCGACCCGCGGACCGTGCACCGCGCCGACCTGATGCGTATCCGCGAACTGATCGTCGGTGCCGGCGGTACCGTCCTCGGCGCGGTGACGCACACCGACTCCAAGAGGGCCCGGACGCGCGCCGCCCGCCGTGGCAGCCGACGCCGGGCGCCCAAGAGCCAGCCGGCCCCCACTCCCGAGCCGAGCAACACCCCCGAACCCGAGCGGCACTTCGACGGCGACGGCAGCGACACGGTCGCGCTGCGCACCGTCCGCTCCGGGGACCGGTGA
- a CDS encoding lysophospholipid acyltransferase family protein, whose protein sequence is MFYYVLKYVILGPLLRLLFRPRIEGLEHIPEEGAAIVAGNHLSFSDHFLMPAIIKRRITFLAKAEYFTGPGLKGRLTAAFFHSAGQIPVDRSGKEAGQAAIREGLGVLNKGELLGIYPEGTRSHDGRLYKGKVGVAVMAIKAQVPVVPCAMVGTFEIQPPGKVVPRIKRVTIRFGEPLEFSRYAGMENQKAAIRAVTDEIMYAILGLSGQEYVDEYAAKVKAGQAEQTKKFPRLRR, encoded by the coding sequence GTGTTCTATTACGTGCTCAAATACGTCATTCTGGGGCCGTTGCTGCGGTTGCTGTTCCGCCCCAGGATCGAGGGGCTGGAGCACATTCCCGAGGAGGGCGCGGCGATCGTCGCCGGCAACCATCTGTCGTTCTCCGACCATTTCCTGATGCCCGCGATCATCAAGCGGCGCATCACGTTCCTCGCCAAGGCGGAGTACTTCACCGGCCCGGGACTGAAGGGGCGACTGACCGCCGCGTTCTTCCACAGCGCCGGGCAGATCCCGGTGGACAGGTCCGGCAAGGAAGCGGGGCAGGCCGCGATCCGGGAAGGCCTCGGGGTGCTGAACAAGGGCGAGCTGCTCGGGATCTATCCGGAAGGGACCCGTTCGCACGACGGCCGGCTCTACAAGGGCAAGGTCGGCGTCGCGGTGATGGCGATCAAGGCGCAGGTGCCGGTGGTGCCGTGCGCGATGGTCGGTACGTTCGAGATCCAGCCTCCCGGCAAGGTCGTCCCGCGGATCAAGCGGGTCACCATCCGCTTCGGTGAGCCGTTGGAATTCTCCCGCTACGCCGGGATGGAGAATCAGAAGGCGGCGATCCGGGCGGTCACCGACGAGATCATGTACGCGATCCTCGGGCTCTCCGGTCAGGAGTACGTCGACGAGTACGCGGCCAAGGTGAAGGCCGGGCAGGCCGAACAGACGAAGAAGTTCCCGAGACTACGACGCTGA
- a CDS encoding glycosyltransferase family 4 protein, translating to MVSTNYAPEHTGIGPYATGIAEHWARRGHDTHVLAGLPHYPSWRLDPAYRTVWRATEQRAGVTVHRRRHSVPPRQSALRRALFESSILAHGLVAPPRTGRLDAVLAQLPSLAGGVLGARVAARHRAPYVPVVQDLMGAAAAQSGIRGGGRAAELAERAESWVLRRATLVGVIHETFVERVRAMGVDPGRIRLVPNWSHIQAPSAPRDRTRERLGWRPEQTVVLHSGNMGLKQGLEVLVDAARRDPATRIVLMGDGNQREHLAALAEGLPNLEFLPSVDDADFPDVLAAADVLAVTQRASVIDMSVPSKLTSYFAAGRPVVASVAAEGGTAREALRSGAGMLVEPENPDQFLSAVRRLAEDPKMADELGAAGPRHVAAHLSREAGLARIDALIDEAMGGLGR from the coding sequence CTGGTATCCACCAACTACGCGCCCGAGCACACCGGCATCGGCCCGTATGCCACCGGTATCGCCGAGCACTGGGCGCGCCGCGGCCACGACACCCATGTCCTCGCCGGGCTCCCGCACTACCCGTCCTGGCGCCTCGACCCCGCCTACCGCACGGTGTGGCGGGCCACCGAGCAGCGTGCCGGAGTCACCGTGCACCGCAGGCGGCACAGCGTGCCACCGCGCCAGAGCGCCCTGCGCAGAGCTCTGTTCGAGAGCTCGATACTCGCCCACGGCCTGGTCGCGCCGCCCCGTACCGGCCGCCTCGACGCCGTACTCGCCCAACTGCCCAGCCTCGCCGGGGGTGTGCTCGGCGCCCGCGTCGCCGCCCGGCACCGGGCACCGTACGTGCCGGTCGTGCAGGACCTCATGGGGGCCGCCGCCGCGCAGTCGGGCATCCGGGGCGGTGGCCGCGCCGCCGAGCTGGCCGAGCGCGCGGAGTCCTGGGTGCTGCGGCGTGCCACGCTGGTCGGCGTCATCCACGAGACGTTCGTCGAGCGGGTGCGGGCCATGGGTGTTGACCCCGGACGCATACGCCTGGTGCCCAACTGGTCCCACATACAAGCACCTTCGGCGCCACGAGACCGTACCCGCGAGCGGCTCGGCTGGCGGCCGGAGCAGACCGTGGTCCTGCACTCCGGGAACATGGGCCTCAAGCAGGGCCTGGAGGTGCTGGTGGACGCCGCCCGCCGCGACCCGGCCACCCGGATCGTCCTGATGGGCGACGGCAACCAGCGCGAGCACCTCGCCGCACTCGCCGAGGGGCTGCCCAACCTGGAGTTCCTGCCGTCGGTGGACGACGCCGACTTCCCGGACGTCCTGGCCGCCGCCGACGTCCTCGCCGTGACCCAGCGCGCCTCTGTCATCGACATGAGCGTCCCCTCCAAGCTCACCTCCTACTTCGCGGCCGGCCGCCCGGTGGTCGCCTCGGTCGCTGCCGAAGGCGGTACGGCCCGCGAAGCGCTGCGATCCGGTGCCGGAATGCTTGTGGAACCGGAGAATCCTGATCAGTTCCTGTCAGCGGTGCGTAGACTCGCCGAAGATCCGAAGATGGCGGACGAGTTGGGCGCGGCGGGTCCGCGCCATGTAGCGGCCCATCTGTCACGGGAGGCGGGTCTCGCGCGCATCGACGCGCTGATCGACGAGGCAATGGGGGGACTTGGAAGGTGA